One Tursiops truncatus isolate mTurTru1 chromosome 3, mTurTru1.mat.Y, whole genome shotgun sequence DNA segment encodes these proteins:
- the DDX49 gene encoding probable ATP-dependent RNA helicase DDX49 gives MAGFAELGLSSWLVEQCRQLGLKQPTPVQLGCIPAILEGRDCLGCAKTGSGKTAAFVLPILQKLSEDPYGIFCLVLTPTRELAYQIAEQFRVLGKPLGLKDCIIVGGMDMVAQALELSRKPHVVIATPGRLADHLRSSNTFSIKKIRFLVMDEADRLLEQGCTDFTVDLETILAAVPARRQTLLFSATLTDTLRELQGLATNQPFFWEAQAPVRTVEQLDQRYLLVPEKVKDAYLVHLIQNFQDEHEDWSIIIFTNTCKTCQILCMMLRKFNFPTVALHSMMKQKERFAALSKFKSSIYRILIATDVASRGLDIPTVQVVINHNTPGLPKIYIHRVGRTARAGRQGQAITLVTQYDIHLVHAIEEQIKKKLEEFSVEEPEVLQILTQVNVVRRECEIKLEAANFDEKKEINKRKQMILEGKDPDLEAKRKAELAKIKQKNRRFKEKVEQALQRQKASGAGHRGCPSRAQPEACLSPAPAQGPA, from the exons ATGGCTGGCTTTGCGGAGCTTGGGCTGTCATCCTGGCTCGTGGAACAATGTCGGCAGCTGGGTTTGAAGCAGCCCACGCCCGTGCAGCTCGGCTGTATTCCCGCCATCCTGGAAG GTCGGGACTGCCTGGGCTGTGCCAAGACAGGCAGTGGCAAGACGGCAGCGTTTGTCCTGCCCATCTTGCAGAAGCTGTCTGAGGATCCCTATGGCATCTTCTGCCTCGTCCTGACACCCACCAG GGAGCTGGCCTACCAGATCGCAGAGCAGTTCCGGGTCCTGGGGAAGCCTCTGGGCTTGAAAGACTGCATCATTGTCGGCGGCATGG ACATGGTGGCCCAGGCCTTGGAGCTCTCCCGGAAACCACATGTGGTCATCGCCACACCAGGGCGCCTGGCTGACCACCTCCGCAGCTCCAATACCTTCAGCATAAAGAAGATTCGCTTCCTG GTGATGGATGAGGCGGACCGGCTGTTGGAGCAGGGCTGCACTGACTTCACCGTGGACTTGGAGACTATCCTGGCGGCTGTGCCGGCCCGCAGGCAGACGCTGCTCTTCAGTGCCACGCTGACCGACACGCTGAGGGAGCTGCAGGGCCTGGCCACCAACCAGCCCTTCTTCTGGGAGGCTCAGGCCCC TGTGCGCACAGTAGAACAGCTGGACCAGCGCTACCTGCTAGTGCCTGAGAAGGTCAAGGATGCCTACCTGGTCCACCTGATCCAGAACTTCCAGGACGAGCACGAGGACTGGTCCATCATCATCTTCACCAACACATGCAA GACCTGTCAGATTCTGTGTATGATGCTGCGCAAATTCAACTTCCCCACCGTGGCTTTGCATTCCATGATGAAACAG AAAGAACGCTTTGCCGCCCTGTCCAAGTTCAAGTCCAGCATCTACCGGATCCTGATCGCGACAGATGTGGCCTCCCG GGGCCTGGACATTCCCACGGTACAGGTGGTCATCAACCACAACACCCCCGGGCTCCCGAAGATCTACATCCACCGAGTCGGCCGGACAGCCCGTGCAG GGCGGCAGGGACAGGCCATCACGCTGGTGACGCAGTATGACATCCACCTGGTACACGCCATCGAGGAGCAGATCA AGAAGAAGCTGGAGGAGTTCTCGGTGGAGGAACCTGAGGTGCTACAGATCCTCACACAGGTCAACGTGGTGCGGAGGGAGTGTGAGATT aAACTGGAGGCAGCCAACTTtgatgaaaagaaagagattaaTAAGCGGAAGCAGATGATCCTGGAGGGGAAG GATCCCGACCTGGAGGCCAAGCGCAAGGCCGAGCTGGCCAAAATCAAGCAGAAGAACCGGCGCTTCAAGGAGAAAGTGGAGCAGGCACTGCAGCGGcagaaggccagtggggctggcCACAGGGGGTGTCCATCCAGGGCCCAGCCTGAGGCCTGCTTGTCCCCAGCACCCGCTCAGGGCCCGGCCTGA
- the HOMER3 gene encoding homer protein homolog 3 isoform X1, giving the protein MSTAREQPIFSTRAHVFQIDPATKRNWIPAGKHALTVSYFYDATRNVYRIISLGGAKAIINSTVTPNMTFTKTSQKFGQWADSRANTVYGLGFASEQHLTQFAEKFQEVKEAARLAREKSQDGGELTSPALGLTAHQVPPSPLVSSNGPGDEKLFRSQSADAPGPAERERLRKMLSEGSVGEVQWEAEFFALQDSNNKLASALREANAAAAQWRQQLEAQRAEAERLRQRVAELEAQAATAEPPAVSEKEGPGQSLEQLEALVQTKDQEIQTLKSQTGGPREAPDSAEREETQQKVQELETRNAELEHQLRATERSLEEARVERERARAEVGRAAQLLDVRLFELSELREGLARLAEGTP; this is encoded by the exons ATGTCCACAGCCAG GGAGCAGCCCATCTTCAGCACACGGGCGCACGTGTTCCAGATCGACCCGGCCACCAAGCGGAACTGGATCCCCGCGGGCAAACACGCACTCACTGTCTCCTACTTTTACGATGCCACCCGCAACGTCTACCGAATCATCAGCCTTGGGGGTGCCAAG GCCATCATCAACAGCACTGTCACCCCCAACATGACATTTACCAAAACGTCCCAGAAGTTCGGGCAGTGGGCAGACAGTCGCGCCAACACCGTCTATGGCCTTGGCTTTGCCTCTGAGCAGCATCTGACTCAG TTTGCCGAGAAGTTCCAGGAAGTGAAGGAAGCAGCGAGGCTGGCACGGGAGAAATCTCAGGATGGGGGAGAGCTCACCAGTCCAGCCCTGGGGCTCACTGCCCACCAG GTGCCCCCGAGCCCCCTCGTCAGCTCCAACGGCCCCGGCGACGAGAAGCTATTCCGCAGCCAGAGCGCGGACGCTCCCGGCCCCGCTGAGCGCGAGCGGCTCAGAAAGATGCTGTCCGAGGG CTCGGTGGGCGAGGTGCAGTGGGAGGCCGAGTTCTTCGCGCTTCAGGACAGTAACAACAAGTTGGCGAGCGCCCTGCGAGAGGCCAACGCCGCCGCCGCCCAGTGGAGGCAGCAGCTGGAGGCCCAGCGCGCAGAGGCCGAGAGGCTGCGACAGCGG GTGGCTGAGCTGGAGGCCCAGGCTGCCACCGCCGAGCCACCCGCGGTCAGTGAGAAGGAGGGACCCGGCCAGTCGCTGGAGCAGCTGGAGGCACTAGTGCAAACTAAGGACCAG GAGATCCAGACGCTGAAGAGCCAGACTGGTGGTCCCCGTGAGGCCCCAGACAGCGCCGAGCGTGAGGAGACACAGCAGAAGGTGCAG GAACTGGAGACCCGAAACGCGGAGCTGGAGCACCAGCTGCGGGCAACGGAGCGCAGCCTGGAGGAGGCACGGGTAGAGCGGGAGCGGGCACGGGCCGAGGTGGGCCGGGCCGCGCAGCTGCTGGACGTCAGGCTGTTTGAGCTGAGCGAGCTGCGGGAGGGCCTGGCCCGCCTGGCCGAGGGCACGCCCTGA
- the HOMER3 gene encoding homer protein homolog 3 isoform X2, giving the protein MSTAREQPIFSTRAHVFQIDPATKRNWIPAGKHALTVSYFYDATRNVYRIISLGGAKFAEKFQEVKEAARLAREKSQDGGELTSPALGLTAHQVPPSPLVSSNGPGDEKLFRSQSADAPGPAERERLRKMLSEGSVGEVQWEAEFFALQDSNNKLASALREANAAAAQWRQQLEAQRAEAERLRQRVAELEAQAATAEPPAVSEKEGPGQSLEQLEALVQTKDQEIQTLKSQTGGPREAPDSAEREETQQKVQELETRNAELEHQLRATERSLEEARVERERARAEVGRAAQLLDVRLFELSELREGLARLAEGTP; this is encoded by the exons ATGTCCACAGCCAG GGAGCAGCCCATCTTCAGCACACGGGCGCACGTGTTCCAGATCGACCCGGCCACCAAGCGGAACTGGATCCCCGCGGGCAAACACGCACTCACTGTCTCCTACTTTTACGATGCCACCCGCAACGTCTACCGAATCATCAGCCTTGGGGGTGCCAAG TTTGCCGAGAAGTTCCAGGAAGTGAAGGAAGCAGCGAGGCTGGCACGGGAGAAATCTCAGGATGGGGGAGAGCTCACCAGTCCAGCCCTGGGGCTCACTGCCCACCAG GTGCCCCCGAGCCCCCTCGTCAGCTCCAACGGCCCCGGCGACGAGAAGCTATTCCGCAGCCAGAGCGCGGACGCTCCCGGCCCCGCTGAGCGCGAGCGGCTCAGAAAGATGCTGTCCGAGGG CTCGGTGGGCGAGGTGCAGTGGGAGGCCGAGTTCTTCGCGCTTCAGGACAGTAACAACAAGTTGGCGAGCGCCCTGCGAGAGGCCAACGCCGCCGCCGCCCAGTGGAGGCAGCAGCTGGAGGCCCAGCGCGCAGAGGCCGAGAGGCTGCGACAGCGG GTGGCTGAGCTGGAGGCCCAGGCTGCCACCGCCGAGCCACCCGCGGTCAGTGAGAAGGAGGGACCCGGCCAGTCGCTGGAGCAGCTGGAGGCACTAGTGCAAACTAAGGACCAG GAGATCCAGACGCTGAAGAGCCAGACTGGTGGTCCCCGTGAGGCCCCAGACAGCGCCGAGCGTGAGGAGACACAGCAGAAGGTGCAG GAACTGGAGACCCGAAACGCGGAGCTGGAGCACCAGCTGCGGGCAACGGAGCGCAGCCTGGAGGAGGCACGGGTAGAGCGGGAGCGGGCACGGGCCGAGGTGGGCCGGGCCGCGCAGCTGCTGGACGTCAGGCTGTTTGAGCTGAGCGAGCTGCGGGAGGGCCTGGCCCGCCTGGCCGAGGGCACGCCCTGA